The sequence below is a genomic window from Sulfitobacter sp. DSM 110093.
ATGATTGAAGGGTTCATAGCAGGAAAACCTGTCGCCGGTATGCGATGATCTGTTGCGGGTTCCTCCACACCCCGCACGAAATCTGTACCGCGGTACAGATTTTTGATTTGGGCTTAGCTTCTGCTCCAGCAGCCAGAGTTCAAGCCGATACTCTGAGGACCATCGGCGCAGCCCTGTCCGGGTGAACAAGGCTGCTGACGATATCCAAAAAGACATTCCGCGAAATTTCTGTACCGCGGTACATGAGCCTCAGAAAGAAGGTTCGCACTCCAAACCTACTTTATCATCGACCGCCGTTTCATAGGCCTCAGATGCAGCCGGAGATTCGGCTTCAATCTGACGGATAACCAGAGGCACCGGTTTGCCGGTATGAAGGTTACCATCTGCTTCCACCGTAATGCGCCCGTCAGGCTGCCACGAATGTAGTGCTCCCCGTGCCGAAATGAATTTGCTTGCCTGAACTGTGACATCAGACATATTGGATCCCTCCCTGTTGATCTGACTTTAGGATACGTAACACCCGTGAAAATCCTCAGCGGGTCTTTTTGTGATTGGCCCTCTTATTTCCCTCAGCAATTGCGAGCCATGCGGAAACCGGCCTGTCGCGCGGCGGCCTCAGTTTCAAAAGGCTGCCGGTTGTTGACCCCGGTCTTCGAGTAACCGGGGCAATGCGGCAGGTGGTAGATCTTCGAATTTTTGTTGCCGATCACTGGCGCTTGCTCTCCTTCAGGCCGATGGTCTTCGCCGCTTAGGAATGCGGCGCGATCGAACTTACTGGGGTCAGTAGCCGGAAAGTTCACTGGCTCCGCATCCGGGCTCAGCCAAACCGGGATATGATCCGAGACGCTATCGCGCGCCTCAGCATGGGTGATGCCCAGAACCTTGTGTGGAAACTCCAATCTACCGCTGGCATGGATGGGCAGGCTCACGCCAGGCGGCGCCCTGATGTCATCGTAGAGGTTTGCGAAGCGGCCGTCCTTGGTGCTCAGCGTAGTGCCTCCACCCGTGATCAACTGCGCGGCGGTCTGACCGACGGGGCCCCAGGCCGGGTTTGTCGGAGGCAGGTTGAAGTTTCCCGTCAAGAATGACGGTGAGCCCTCAAAGCTGTCATTGAGCCAGTCGAGATATGAGCGCAGCGCATGCGCTTCCTTTTCCCGCTCCGCAACGGATTTGCCGTAGATGGGATGTACCGTGGCCATTACGAATTGAAACCCATCGTTGGTTTCAAAGCGGGCTGAGAAGGGCTCTCGCGCAAAGACATCGCGATTATCCACATAGACCACAGCGCCATCGACCCAGGTGATTTTATCGCTGCAGTAATGGAAGGCCTCGAACCCTTTGTAGGATCAGCTGAGCCGCGCCTTCTTCACTCATGACTTTCTGAACTGCGATCAAGTCAAATCGGCTCGCGGCCTTTGCGACCGCGGTCAAATCCTGTCCGTCATCTCATCCGAGATGTTCGATATTCCAACTTGCAATAAAGGCATCCGCATAGACCGGTGAGGGAAGCTAAAATACAAAGATGAGTCACAGAAATTTTTACATGGTAGTATCCGCCGTTATTTTTCCGCAGACGCGAGGCGACCCCATCCGATCGTCTTCAGGGCAGGGGGCGCATAAATGAGATAGCGACGGGAGAAGAGGTTACATGACGGCAGTTCTTTGCCCAAGATCGGCCTCCATTGACCGAAACTTAGCATTGGCATATATTGCCAATAAAGGAGGCTCGACCCATGGTGACACGCAACGTTGTCCTGACCGAAACCCAAGACCATCTGGTTCAAGCACTGGTGGCGTCCGGGCGCTACCAGAATGCGAGTGAAGCCTTGCGCGCTGGCCTGAGGCTGCTTGAGCAGGAAGAGGCGCAGATCATGGGCGTCCGCCAAGTGCTTCTCGAAGGTCTCGCGCAGGCGA
It includes:
- a CDS encoding type II toxin-antitoxin system ParD family antitoxin, encoding MVTRNVVLTETQDHLVQALVASGRYQNASEALRAGLRLLEQEEAQIMGVRQVLLEGLAQAKASELAEGSGKDAIRRAFATACARS